A region of Fibrobacterota bacterium DNA encodes the following proteins:
- a CDS encoding acyl-CoA desaturase encodes MLKPPGLLFLGFAAALLAALHAGAFAAFFHFEAGFFLAALLLWQATGILGVSVGYHRLLNHRSFECPRPIKWVLLFLAGLAGQLGPIRWVRVHRFHHAHSDTDLDPHTPRRGFWFAHLAWLFQAGRRGNEPALQEPPADLLADPDCRFFERAYPFLFYGSLAAIGWGWGWAGFLWLGTFRLAVTLHSILSINSVGHVFGRRDFDLPDDSRNLRLWAAFTGGEALHNNHHAHPRSARFACRPWEPDAGWLAIRSLAALGLAWNVRYYDPVTGSLAILRPRPQSIPLPSPAGT; translated from the coding sequence ATGCTTAAGCCGCCCGGCCTTCTCTTCCTTGGCTTCGCGGCTGCCCTTCTGGCGGCCCTGCACGCCGGCGCCTTCGCCGCATTCTTCCATTTCGAAGCCGGGTTCTTCCTGGCCGCATTGCTCCTATGGCAGGCCACCGGCATACTGGGCGTCTCCGTCGGTTACCATCGCTTACTTAACCACCGCAGCTTCGAGTGCCCGCGTCCTATCAAATGGGTCTTGCTGTTCCTGGCCGGACTGGCGGGCCAATTGGGTCCCATCCGCTGGGTGCGCGTGCACCGTTTCCACCATGCCCACAGCGATACGGATCTGGATCCGCATACGCCCCGCCGCGGTTTCTGGTTCGCGCATCTGGCCTGGCTGTTCCAGGCAGGCCGCCGCGGGAATGAACCGGCGCTTCAGGAGCCTCCGGCCGATCTACTGGCCGATCCGGACTGCCGCTTTTTCGAACGGGCCTATCCCTTCCTGTTCTACGGCTCGCTCGCCGCCATCGGGTGGGGGTGGGGTTGGGCCGGCTTCCTCTGGCTCGGGACCTTCCGCTTGGCGGTTACCTTGCATAGCATCCTGAGCATCAACTCGGTCGGGCACGTCTTCGGCCGACGCGATTTCGACCTGCCGGACGACAGCCGGAACCTCCGCCTCTGGGCCGCCTTCACCGGCGGCGAAGCGCTCCACAACAACCACCATGCCCATCCCCGCAGCGCCCGCTTCGCCTGCCGCCCCTGGGAACCGGACGCCGGATGGTTGGCCATCCGATCCCTGGCCGCCTTAGGACTGGCCTGGAACGTCCGCTATTACGATCCCGTTACCGGCAGCCTGGCCATCCTCCGCCCCCGACCGCAATCGATCCCGCTTCCCTCGCCGGCCGGAACCTAA
- the hisE gene encoding phosphoribosyl-ATP diphosphatase, protein MTFEEMVQLAKERKRDMPAGKSTTALFEKGAHAIGKKLVEEAAEAWMAARFEGREAASLELSQVLYYVACMMAEQGLTLEEVYAKL, encoded by the coding sequence ATGACATTCGAGGAAATGGTACAGCTAGCCAAAGAGCGCAAGCGCGATATGCCCGCCGGCAAAAGCACCACCGCGCTCTTCGAAAAAGGCGCCCATGCCATCGGAAAGAAGCTGGTGGAAGAGGCGGCCGAAGCCTGGATGGCCGCCCGCTTCGAAGGCCGGGAGGCCGCCTCCCTCGAATTGTCCCAAGTGCTTTATTACGTCGCCTGCATGATGGCGGAACAGGGCTTGACCCTGGAAGAGGTATACGCCAAGCTATGA